A DNA window from Hemitrygon akajei chromosome 26, sHemAka1.3, whole genome shotgun sequence contains the following coding sequences:
- the LOC140716686 gene encoding uncharacterized protein: MFPRANLLLLAAAFLTGCRAEINGDQVRDAFWNYISQMTEEAQDSVELIQSSEIGQQLNHLVQDNLQTVNDYAEDLRQKLAPYTDGLHERMTVDIESLRQQIREQLEDLREKLAPFADGVHQKISRNIEEFHQKLTPFAEDLGQQLRKNAEELRQKLTPFTEELQARLEVSTENLREVLTPYAEELQVKIDENMDTLRQNVAAKAEEFRSRFNENVQELRNSLAPYAKDVQIKMNQQIGEMSQMVEPYAEKLQAKVNEHVDVLNQRLNPYIVELKAKLNENVDQNLGPFIENFNTNVNHRIEEFHQNLAPYTEQLKQIISQNVKEMQERLVLNGANVQQDLQTQLTTLWGNFWQNLQN, encoded by the exons ATGTTTCCCAGAGCAAACCTCCTGCTTCTGGCTGCTGCCTTTCTCACAG GCTGTCGGGCTGAGATCAATGGAGATCAGGTTCGAGATGCCTTCTGGAATTACATCAGCCAAATGACTGAAGAAGCCCAGGATAGCGTCGAGCTGATCCAGAGCTCAGAAATCGGCCAGCAACTCAA TCACCTTGTTCAGGATAATCTGCAGACGGTCAATGACTATGCTGAGGATCTCCGACAGAAGTTGGCTCCTTACACAGATGGTCTTCATGAGAGGATGACAGTAGACATTGAGAGTCTTCGCCAGCAGATAAGAGAACAGCTGGAAGACCTGAGGGAGAAACTTGCTCCCTTTGCGGATGGAGTTCATCAGAAGATCAGCAGGAACATTGAAGAATTTCATCAGAAGTTGACCCCTTTTGCTGAAGACCTGGGCCAACAGCTGCGTAAGAATGCAGAGGAACTTCGGCAGAAGTTGACTCCTTTTACTGAAGAGCTACAGGCCAGACTGGAAGTGAGCACAGAGAACCTCAGGGAAGTCCTGACTCCCTACGCTGAAGAGCTCCAGGTGAAGATTGATGAAAACATGGACACCCTCAGGCAGAACGTGGCTGCCAAAGCTGAAGAATTCCGCTCCAGGTTTAATGAGAATGTCCAGGAGCTTCGCAATAGCTTGGCACCCTATGCCAAGGATGTCCAGATCAAGATGAACCAACAAATTGGAGAAATGTCCCAGATGGTTGAGCCATATGCCGAGAAGCTCCAGGCAAAAGTCAATGAGCACGTGGATGTTCTGAACCAAAGGCTGAACCCTTACATCGTCGAACTGAAAGCTAAACTTAACGAGAACGTGGACCAGAACCTGGGCCCATTCATTGAAAATTTCAACACCAACGTTAACCATAGAATCGAGGAGTTCCATCAGAACCTGGCTCCCTACACTGAGCAGCTGAAACAAATCATCAGTCAGAATGTGAAGGAGATGCAGGAGAGACTTGTCCTGAATGGAGCCAATGTTCAGCAGGATCTTCAGACCCAGCTCACCACGTTATGGGGCAACTTCTGGCAGAATCTGCAGAACTAA